A stretch of the Channa argus isolate prfri chromosome 9, Channa argus male v1.0, whole genome shotgun sequence genome encodes the following:
- the lrrfip1a gene encoding putative leucine-rich repeat-containing protein DDB_G0290503 isoform X14: protein MKELERQQKEIFQVQKKYYGLNTKSDDRVDSKWGDIEQWMEDSERYSRSLQIHTLSDDDERLSMGSRGSVRSDADALAACGGAGSPHKKSKKKKKHKHKDRDKNGYDDYYSVISSRSSRLSDESKGSRSSRLDLTSSRLSDDSRVSRASRVDLQPASYASSDLYSFNGLSSRNPGSTFNGYKSSLYEGSPCSGSRLVSGSVSHPLEYTSYRSSSSRASSRASSARASPVDNCSSVASYLRSKTSSNVLPRDLDNVTIPDFTDQLEDKDYLEKGSRAASILTTGTLTTSGGTSSRRGSGETAITVDAETSIREIKEIHELKDQIQDVETKYTQNLKDVKDVLAEMEEKYRKAMVSNAQLDNEKTNLMYQVDTLKDSLMELEELLSESRREFEEKVKEYEREKHAHSVLQFQFKEVKETLKQSEELLNEIRQLRIKQDGFVREISDLQETLEWKDKKIGALERQKEYTDAIRIERDELREEVVKLKDILKKHGIVLGPDLNINGDIGEAEVDGLPPSGDSVPNTAQDSQTSPTEGNSMLGNTEEIQLRSSAEEEVEPEQQQEMLKEEPKENHLSFDTHCNIADESTLKTSSEEQPIEKQQTCLPKEEDSIGDNVLSKDLNVDINGRPVTEAECVISKIICSPELGEILTSAEESVPERETAQGADLGEPSKSDLGEKEVKSGGVETQSDDSRGKCRKLFEEQECKQEVVEESNLRITESCPQQKGIEDVMKETLPESVSAESNPEPQQELENVIEAENDEIEEPSRSQPQGASATGKKKKRKRRGKKKGFTHEDKHQHKDGTEKQNSIEETDVELIKGDNWPKTEPNIDSSVTETFKELKMDHIEITQDRQETEDVATEVRVEPTESFSHKGALNEPNMEHVTNEHEEEQSLETKTVQEVEASLKIPYQMETTKESRIEPTKDEQDKEQLLQIEKVEEVDSLTSPSDANLSASDVTLILNIEDTDNKEFTSSVDDPKFGDPSNNGEDNPSEPENVHLVENEVGCVEQTKPECTTNNSSFETNSIQNTETESHNSSNGDITADQSEESNDFQMLSLKGLSHSESPPGPEEATGTVKEPGVDTEREGSSPSVSCHGDHQSEFNQDTIEKEKLTGNLRESEDLIEIDSSLHEEEGDTCDSATFTKNTELEAEECLLEPVAQAEQFCEIESQRVMCIDQTDEYHGEVSLETKAITTTTMSSRGESSREVSEIGFPVEQESAAVEDSGQENCKNYQENEKSIFLSAEQLHESSKDKSENHGSNPPSQHDSDEDENEQSFDFDDIDMEAAIASNPSGNPQQEEVEDGVEVMSDEGNIDSSGLCQSNTEPHENTQDKTVDDETDVKCLVEDSNRAGTLAEESSIFPQDSKNTHEEADCEKEENVCEEQVNTQKDETNEADEASLVTEEGKGLSVVEHNATSLDVVEEGLDVIQHEMQDKDLLLPKIADQGTSNKESPESGKDLKKNSKKGKGKSREECKMS from the exons ATGAAGGAGCTTGAGAGACAACAGAAAGAG ATCTTTCAGGTGCAGAAG AAATATTATGGCTTGAACACCAAATCAGATGACCGTGTGGACAGTAAATGGGGAGATATTGAACAGTGGATG GAGGACAGTGAGAGATACTCACGTTCCTTACAGATACACACG CTCTCAGATGACGATGAGCGACTGTCAATGGGAAGCCGGGGCAGTGTCAGG TCGGATGCTGATGCACTTGCAGCTTGTGGTGGAGCG GGCTCCCCTCATAAgaagtcaaagaaaaagaagaaacataagCACAAAGACAGAGAT AAGAATGGCTATGATGATTATTACAGCGTTATATCCAGCAGG TCCTCAAGACTCAGTGATGAAAGCAAAGGGTCTCGCTCTTCCAGGCTAGACCTAACG AGCTCCAGGCTGAGTGATGACAGCCGGGTGTCTCGTGCCTCCAGAGTAGACCTGCAGCCG GCATCTTATgcttcttctgacttgtataGCTTCAATGGTCTGTCTTCCAGAAACCCAGGTTCAACTTTCAATGGGTACAAG AGCTCCTTATATGAAGGAAGCCCCTGCAGTGGATCTCGGCTAGTCTCTGGCTCAGTCTCCCAT CCTTTAGAGTACACTAGTTATCgcagctccagctccagagCCTCCAGCAGGGCCAGTTCAGCCCGTGCCAGCCCAGTG GACAACTGCAGCTCAGTTGCAAGTTATTTAAGGAGTAAAACCAGCAGCAATGTCCTGCCCCGGGACCTGGACAATGTTACTATTCCTGACTTTACAGAT cagTTGGAGGACAAAGATTATCTTGAGAAG GGATCTCGAGCAGCTTCTATCTTAACAACAGGAACCCTAACCACCTCAGGTGGGACATCCTCCCGGAGAGGAAGTGGAGAGACAGCAATAACTGTAGATGCTGAGACCTCCATACGAGAAATCAAG GAGATTCATGAACTGAAGGATCAGATTCAAGATGTGGAAACCAAGTACACACAGAACCTAAAAGACGTCAAG GATGTATTAGCAGAAATGGAGGAGAAATATCGGAAAGCCATGGTGTCCAACGCCCAGCTGGataatgagaaaacaaacttGATGTACCAGGTGGACACACTCAAGGACTCACTCATGGAACTGGAGGAACTGTTGTCTGAGTCGCGCCGGGAATTTGAGGAGAAAGTCAAG GAATATGAGCGAGAGAAACATGCCCACAGTGTTCTTCAGTTCCAGTTCAAAGAAGTGAAAGAGACGCTAAAACAAAGTGAAGAGCTGCTAAAT GAGATTCGTCAGCTGCGTATAAAACAGGATGGTTTTGTTAGAGAAATATCAGACCTGCAGGAGACACTGGAGTGGAAGGATAAAAAAATTGGG GCTTTAGAGCGACAGAAAGAATACACAGATGCAATCCGAATTGAGCGAGATGAGCTCAGAGAAGAGGTTGTGAAGCTCAAAGACATTTTGAAG AAACATGGAATAGTATTGGGACCTGATCTGAACATCAATGGGGACATTGGTGAGGCAGAAGTTGATGGACTGCCCCCCAGTGGAGACTCTGTCCCAAACACAGCTCAGGATTCACAGACCTCCCCAACGGAGGGGAACAGCATGCTTG GCAACACAGAGGAGATACAGTTAAGAAGTAGTGCAGAGGAAGAGGTGGAACCAGAGCAGCAGCAAGAAATGCTGAAAGAGGAACCAAAAGAGAATCACTTGAGCTTTGATACACACTGTAATATTGCTGATGAGTCCACACTGAAAACATCTAGTGAGGAACAACCTatagaaaaacaacagacatgCTTACCCAAAGAAGAAGACAGCATCGGAGACAATGTCCTTAGCAAGGACTTAAATGTTGACATTAATGGCCGCCCAGTCACAGAAGCCGAATGTGTAATAAGTAAAATTATTTGCAGCCCTGAACTTGGAGAAATTTTAACAAGTGCTGAGGAAAGTGTTCCAGAAAGAGAAACTGCTCAGGGGGCAGATTTGGGAGAACCAAGTAAGTCTGATTTAGGGGAGAAAGAAGTCAAAAGCGGTGGTGTTGAAACACAGAGTGATGATAGTAGAGGTAAATGTAGAAAGCTTTTTGAAGAGCAAGAATGCAAACAGGAAGTTGTTGAGGAAAGTAATTTGAGGATTACAGAATCATGTCCTCAGCAAAAAGGAATAGAGGATGTTATGAAAGAAACCTTACCGGAGTCAGTCTCTGCTGAATCAAACCCAGAACCTCAACAAGAGCTTGAGAATGTTATAGAGGCAGAGAATGATGAGATAGAGGAACCCAGCAGATCACAGCCTCAAGGTGCATCTGCcacaggaaagaagaagaaaaggaagaggagaggcaAAAAGAAAGGATTTACTCATGAGGACAAGCACCAACACAAAGATggaacagagaaacaaaacagcataGAAGAAACAGATGTAGAGTTGATTAAAGGAGACAATTGGCCAAAAACTGAACCTAACATTGACAGTTCTGTCACTGAAACCTTCAAGGAATTAAAGATGGATCATATTGAAATTACGCAGGATAGACAAGAAACTGAGGATGTAGCTACAGAAGTAAGAGTGGAACCCACTGAATCATTTTCTCACAAGGGGGCACTCAACGAACCAAACATGGAGCATGTTACAAATGAGCATGAGGAGGAACAAAGTTTGGAAACTAAGACTGTACAAGAAGTAGAGGCATCTTTGAAAATCCCTTATCAAATGGAAACTACTAAGGAATCAAGAATAGAACCCACAAAAGATGAGCAGGACAAAGAACAGCTTTTGCAAATAGAGAAGGTAGAAGAAGTGGACTCTTTGACAAGCCCTTCAGACGCCAACCTGAGTGCATCTGATGTTACACTCATCTTAAACATTGAGGACACAGACAACAAAGAGTTTACTTCAAGTGTAGATGACCCTAAATTTGGAGACCCCTCAAATAATGGTGAAGACAATCCTAGTGAACCAGAAAATGTTCATCTTGTAGAGAATGAAGTTGGGTGTGTTGAGCAAACAAAACCTGAATGCACAACTAACAACAGCAGTTTTGAAACAAACAGTatccaaaacactgaaactgaatCTCACAATTCAAGCAATGGTGACATTACTGCTGATCAATCAGAGGAGTCAAACGATTTTCAGATGCTCAGTCTCAAAGGTTTGTCTCACTCAGAGTCACCCCCAGGACCTGAGGAGGCAACTGGGACAGTCAAAGAGCCTGGAGTAGATACGGAACGAGAAGGCTCTTCTCCCAGTGTCAGTTGTCATGGTGATCATCAGTCAGAGTTTAACCAAGACACGATAGAAAAAGAGAAGCTTACTGGAAACCTAAGGGAATCTGAAGATTTAATCGAGATAGATAGCTCCTTGCATGAAGAAGAAGGAGATACTTGTGACAGTGCAACATTTACGAAAAACACTGAATTGGAAGCTGAAGAGTGTCTTTTGGAGCCTGTGGCTCAGGCTGAACAATTTTGTGAAATAGAAAGCCAAAGAGTTATGTGCATTGATCAAACTGATGAATATCATGGGGAGGTGTCTTTAGAAACAAAAGCGATTACCACCACAACCATGTCAAGCAGAGGAGAGTCTTCAAGAGAAGTTTCTGAGATCGGCTTCCCTGTCGAACAGGAATCAGCTGCCGTAGAAGATTCAGGacaagaaaactgtaaaaattatCAGGAAAacgaaaaaagtatttttctttcagctgagCAACTGCATGAGTCTAGCAAAGACAAATCAGAGAATCATGGTTCCAATCCACCCAGCCAGCATGACAGTGATGAAGATGAGAACGAGCAGTCTTTTGATTTTGATGACATAGATATGGAAGCAGCCATTGCATCAAATCCCTCTGGAAATCCACAACAGGAAGAAGTTGAGGATGGAGTTGAAGTCATGTCCGATGAAGGCAACATTGATAGTTCAGGGCTGTGCCAAAGTAATACTGAACCACATGAAAATACACAAGACAAGACAGTTGATGATGAGACTGATGTGAAGTGTTTAGTTGAAGATAGTAATCGGGCAGGTACACTAGCTGAAGAGTCAAGCATCTTCCCCCAAGACAGCAAAAACACTCATGAAGAAGCTGACTGTGAGAAggaggaaaatgtgtgtgaagagCAAGTAAACACACAGAAGGATGAAACCAATGAAGCAGATGAAGCAAGTCTCGTTACAGAAGAAGGAAAGGGTTTGAGTGTTGTAGAGCACAATGCAACATCTTTAGATGTAGTAGAGGAAGGATTAGATGTCATTCAGCATGAAATGCAGGATAAAGATTTGCTTTTACCAAAGATTGCAGACCAAGGGACCAGCAACAAAGAGTCACCAGAGTCAGGGAAAGATTTGAAGAAGAACAGCAAGAAAGGCAAAGGCAAGAGCAGAGAGGAATGCAAGATGTCTTAG
- the lrrfip1a gene encoding leucine-rich repeat flightless-interacting protein 1 isoform X27, translating to MGTQGTGRKRSTKKERSTAEDDALNLIAREAEARLAAKRAARAEAREIRMKELERQQKELEDKDYLEKGSRAASILTTGTLTTSGGTSSRRGSGETAITVDAETSIREIKEIHELKDQIQDVETKYTQNLKDVKDVLAEMEEKYRKAMVSNAQLDNEKTNLMYQVDTLKDSLMELEELLSESRREFEEKVKEYEREKHAHSVLQFQFKEVKETLKQSEELLNEIRQLRIKQDGFVREISDLQETLEWKDKKIGALERQKEYTDAIRIERDELREEVVKLKDILKKHGIVLGPDLNINGDIGEAEVDGLPPSGDSVPNTAQDSQTSPTEGNSMLGNTEEIQLRSSAEEEVEPEQQQEMLKEEPKENHLSFDTHCNIADESTLKTSSEEQPIEKQQTCLPKEEDSIGDNVLSKDLNVDINGRPVTEAECVISKIICSPELGEILTSAEESVPERETAQGADLGEPSKSDLGEKEVKSGGVETQSDDSRGKCRKLFEEQECKQEVVEESNLRITESCPQQKGIEDVMKETLPESVSAESNPEPQQELENVIEAENDEIEEPSRSQPQGASATGKKKKRKRRGKKKGFTHEDKHQHKDGTEKQNSIEETDVELIKGDNWPKTEPNIDSSVTETFKELKMDHIEITQDRQETEDVATEVRVEPTESFSHKGALNEPNMEHVTNEHEEEQSLETKTVQEVEASLKIPYQMETTKESRIEPTKDEQDKEQLLQIEKVEEVDSLTSPSDANLSASDVTLILNIEDTDNKEFTSSVDDPKFGDPSNNGEDNPSEPENVHLVENEVGCVEQTKPECTTNNSSFETNSIQNTETESHNSSNGDITADQSEESNDFQMLSLKGLSHSESPPGPEEATGTVKEPGVDTEREGSSPSVSCHGDHQSEFNQDTIEKEKLTGNLRESEDLIEIDSSLHEEEGDTCDSATFTKNTELEAEECLLEPVAQAEQFCEIESQRVMCIDQTDEYHGEVSLETKAITTTTMSSRGESSREVSEIGFPVEQESAAVEDSGQENCKNYQENEKSIFLSAEQLHESSKDKSENHGSNPPSQHDSDEDENEQSFDFDDIDMEAAIASNPSGNPQQEEVEDGVEVMSDEGNIDSSGLCQSNTEPHENTQDKTVDDETDVKCLVEDSNRAGTLAEESSIFPQDSKNTHEEADCEKEENVCEEQVNTQKDETNEADEASLVTEEGKGLSVVEHNATSLDVVEEGLDVIQHEMQDKDLLLPKIADQGTSNKESPESGKDLKKNSKKGKGKSREECKMS from the exons GCAGAGGCCAGGCTCGCAGCGAAGAGGGCAGCCAGGGCAGAAGCCAGAGAGATCCGCATGAAGGAGCTTGAGAGACAACAGAAAGAG TTGGAGGACAAAGATTATCTTGAGAAG GGATCTCGAGCAGCTTCTATCTTAACAACAGGAACCCTAACCACCTCAGGTGGGACATCCTCCCGGAGAGGAAGTGGAGAGACAGCAATAACTGTAGATGCTGAGACCTCCATACGAGAAATCAAG GAGATTCATGAACTGAAGGATCAGATTCAAGATGTGGAAACCAAGTACACACAGAACCTAAAAGACGTCAAG GATGTATTAGCAGAAATGGAGGAGAAATATCGGAAAGCCATGGTGTCCAACGCCCAGCTGGataatgagaaaacaaacttGATGTACCAGGTGGACACACTCAAGGACTCACTCATGGAACTGGAGGAACTGTTGTCTGAGTCGCGCCGGGAATTTGAGGAGAAAGTCAAG GAATATGAGCGAGAGAAACATGCCCACAGTGTTCTTCAGTTCCAGTTCAAAGAAGTGAAAGAGACGCTAAAACAAAGTGAAGAGCTGCTAAAT GAGATTCGTCAGCTGCGTATAAAACAGGATGGTTTTGTTAGAGAAATATCAGACCTGCAGGAGACACTGGAGTGGAAGGATAAAAAAATTGGG GCTTTAGAGCGACAGAAAGAATACACAGATGCAATCCGAATTGAGCGAGATGAGCTCAGAGAAGAGGTTGTGAAGCTCAAAGACATTTTGAAG AAACATGGAATAGTATTGGGACCTGATCTGAACATCAATGGGGACATTGGTGAGGCAGAAGTTGATGGACTGCCCCCCAGTGGAGACTCTGTCCCAAACACAGCTCAGGATTCACAGACCTCCCCAACGGAGGGGAACAGCATGCTTG GCAACACAGAGGAGATACAGTTAAGAAGTAGTGCAGAGGAAGAGGTGGAACCAGAGCAGCAGCAAGAAATGCTGAAAGAGGAACCAAAAGAGAATCACTTGAGCTTTGATACACACTGTAATATTGCTGATGAGTCCACACTGAAAACATCTAGTGAGGAACAACCTatagaaaaacaacagacatgCTTACCCAAAGAAGAAGACAGCATCGGAGACAATGTCCTTAGCAAGGACTTAAATGTTGACATTAATGGCCGCCCAGTCACAGAAGCCGAATGTGTAATAAGTAAAATTATTTGCAGCCCTGAACTTGGAGAAATTTTAACAAGTGCTGAGGAAAGTGTTCCAGAAAGAGAAACTGCTCAGGGGGCAGATTTGGGAGAACCAAGTAAGTCTGATTTAGGGGAGAAAGAAGTCAAAAGCGGTGGTGTTGAAACACAGAGTGATGATAGTAGAGGTAAATGTAGAAAGCTTTTTGAAGAGCAAGAATGCAAACAGGAAGTTGTTGAGGAAAGTAATTTGAGGATTACAGAATCATGTCCTCAGCAAAAAGGAATAGAGGATGTTATGAAAGAAACCTTACCGGAGTCAGTCTCTGCTGAATCAAACCCAGAACCTCAACAAGAGCTTGAGAATGTTATAGAGGCAGAGAATGATGAGATAGAGGAACCCAGCAGATCACAGCCTCAAGGTGCATCTGCcacaggaaagaagaagaaaaggaagaggagaggcaAAAAGAAAGGATTTACTCATGAGGACAAGCACCAACACAAAGATggaacagagaaacaaaacagcataGAAGAAACAGATGTAGAGTTGATTAAAGGAGACAATTGGCCAAAAACTGAACCTAACATTGACAGTTCTGTCACTGAAACCTTCAAGGAATTAAAGATGGATCATATTGAAATTACGCAGGATAGACAAGAAACTGAGGATGTAGCTACAGAAGTAAGAGTGGAACCCACTGAATCATTTTCTCACAAGGGGGCACTCAACGAACCAAACATGGAGCATGTTACAAATGAGCATGAGGAGGAACAAAGTTTGGAAACTAAGACTGTACAAGAAGTAGAGGCATCTTTGAAAATCCCTTATCAAATGGAAACTACTAAGGAATCAAGAATAGAACCCACAAAAGATGAGCAGGACAAAGAACAGCTTTTGCAAATAGAGAAGGTAGAAGAAGTGGACTCTTTGACAAGCCCTTCAGACGCCAACCTGAGTGCATCTGATGTTACACTCATCTTAAACATTGAGGACACAGACAACAAAGAGTTTACTTCAAGTGTAGATGACCCTAAATTTGGAGACCCCTCAAATAATGGTGAAGACAATCCTAGTGAACCAGAAAATGTTCATCTTGTAGAGAATGAAGTTGGGTGTGTTGAGCAAACAAAACCTGAATGCACAACTAACAACAGCAGTTTTGAAACAAACAGTatccaaaacactgaaactgaatCTCACAATTCAAGCAATGGTGACATTACTGCTGATCAATCAGAGGAGTCAAACGATTTTCAGATGCTCAGTCTCAAAGGTTTGTCTCACTCAGAGTCACCCCCAGGACCTGAGGAGGCAACTGGGACAGTCAAAGAGCCTGGAGTAGATACGGAACGAGAAGGCTCTTCTCCCAGTGTCAGTTGTCATGGTGATCATCAGTCAGAGTTTAACCAAGACACGATAGAAAAAGAGAAGCTTACTGGAAACCTAAGGGAATCTGAAGATTTAATCGAGATAGATAGCTCCTTGCATGAAGAAGAAGGAGATACTTGTGACAGTGCAACATTTACGAAAAACACTGAATTGGAAGCTGAAGAGTGTCTTTTGGAGCCTGTGGCTCAGGCTGAACAATTTTGTGAAATAGAAAGCCAAAGAGTTATGTGCATTGATCAAACTGATGAATATCATGGGGAGGTGTCTTTAGAAACAAAAGCGATTACCACCACAACCATGTCAAGCAGAGGAGAGTCTTCAAGAGAAGTTTCTGAGATCGGCTTCCCTGTCGAACAGGAATCAGCTGCCGTAGAAGATTCAGGacaagaaaactgtaaaaattatCAGGAAAacgaaaaaagtatttttctttcagctgagCAACTGCATGAGTCTAGCAAAGACAAATCAGAGAATCATGGTTCCAATCCACCCAGCCAGCATGACAGTGATGAAGATGAGAACGAGCAGTCTTTTGATTTTGATGACATAGATATGGAAGCAGCCATTGCATCAAATCCCTCTGGAAATCCACAACAGGAAGAAGTTGAGGATGGAGTTGAAGTCATGTCCGATGAAGGCAACATTGATAGTTCAGGGCTGTGCCAAAGTAATACTGAACCACATGAAAATACACAAGACAAGACAGTTGATGATGAGACTGATGTGAAGTGTTTAGTTGAAGATAGTAATCGGGCAGGTACACTAGCTGAAGAGTCAAGCATCTTCCCCCAAGACAGCAAAAACACTCATGAAGAAGCTGACTGTGAGAAggaggaaaatgtgtgtgaagagCAAGTAAACACACAGAAGGATGAAACCAATGAAGCAGATGAAGCAAGTCTCGTTACAGAAGAAGGAAAGGGTTTGAGTGTTGTAGAGCACAATGCAACATCTTTAGATGTAGTAGAGGAAGGATTAGATGTCATTCAGCATGAAATGCAGGATAAAGATTTGCTTTTACCAAAGATTGCAGACCAAGGGACCAGCAACAAAGAGTCACCAGAGTCAGGGAAAGATTTGAAGAAGAACAGCAAGAAAGGCAAAGGCAAGAGCAGAGAGGAATGCAAGATGTCTTAG